The Tubulanus polymorphus chromosome 1, tnTubPoly1.2, whole genome shotgun sequence genome contains a region encoding:
- the LOC141908975 gene encoding transportin-3-like isoform X2: protein MDSQPSVETVFQALTALYHNPDTAGKERASIWLGELQKSVYAWQIADQLLRLNKDVESCYFAAQTMRTKIQYAFHELPVESHQSLRDSILEHVAKVTAETPAVIVTQLCLALADLALQMASWKGAASDLIEKFSSNADHMNFLLEVLKVLPEEISSRSLRLGANRRTEITQELTDSAPVVLQLLTACTEKCGQDVRIQAKVFRCLGSWFNINALPQEIIVNSKLLTAPFMALMNKDCPSTLHETACDCVCAALYAAEDIEKNGLLAQALFRGVMSLPEAYHMSVAEEDIDKSLNYCRIFTEMAESFLEVIARHPNQGLGDLRLVELVLTCVGHHQYEVAEITFNFWYRLSEILYKENNDELNAVFKPYIQRLIIALCTHCQMDPDHDGIQKGIDGDFREFRTRVMELIKDVVFLVGSSSCFSQMFEALKNQTAASSWEQSEAALFIMCAVAKNILPEEEGVVPQVLEAVLNLPPSAHVAVKHISVKLIGELSEWIDRHPSYLELVLQFLFTSLHDANLATATANSLQNICSTCRDKMGDHFGSLLEIVKAIDSFMVSKEAAVGLLKGTAMILAKMSHDKITEGLRQLCALQTDQLKELMMKDEQVKLSGRSRAEPTFWLDRLAAIFRNSNVTVMNGQQHPCKIVVEEVWPVLSMTCDKYQDDVRIIERCCRCIRFAVRCVGKASASLLTPLVTQMVNLYQVHQHSCFLYLGSILVDEYGMEKGCIQGLIDMLQAFCGPTFKLLEEQHGLRNHPDTVDDLFRLCTRFVQRNPVPFLQSDMMKSILCCAIAACSLDHRDANAAVMKFHIEFIKASRVNEDHENFAVRREATLKLLQEHGQALMTSLLNSSVFCLPSYMIVDIADVVFELMQVDRSSVCIWLEHALKSLPTQSSGGSVTATHKQLTDFHKAVTSAEDCKTVSHAFRDFSRLYR from the exons ATGGATAGTCAGCCATCAGTCGAGACGGTATTTCAAGCGCTTACAGCGCTTTATCACAACCCGGACACAGCCGGCAAAGAAAGAGCATCAATTTGGTTGGGAGAATTACAAAAATCG GTATATGCCTGGCAGATTGCTGATCAGTTATTGAGACTGAATAAAGATGTGGAGTCGTGTTATTTTGCAGCGCAGACAATGCGTACCAAG atCCAGTACGCATTTCATGAGTTACCAGTGGAATCTCATCAGTCTTTAAGAGACTCGATATTAGAACATGTCGCTAAAGTGACTGCTGAGACGCCAGCTGTTATTGTAACACAG TTGTGTTTGGCCCTTGCTGATCTTGCCTTACAAATGGCTTCATGGAAAGGAGCTGCCTCAGACTTGATAgaaaa ATTTAGTTCCAATGCTGATCATATGAATTTCCTCTTGGAAGTGTTAAAAGTCTTACCCGAAGAA ataagTAGTAGATCTCTGCGTCTGGGTGCAAATCGTCGAACAGAAATCACTCAGGAACTTACTGATTCAGCTCCTGTTGTCCTTCAACTTCTG ACTGCTTGTACAGAAAAATGTGGTCAAGATGTTCGGATTCAAGCTAAAGTGTTTCGATGTTTGGGTAGCTGGTTTAATATTAACGCGTTGCCTCAAGAAATCATCGTGAATAGTAAATTATTAACAGCGCCTTTTATGGCATTG ATGAATAAAGATTGCCCTTCAACGCTGCACGAAACCGCGTGTGATTGTGTCTGCGCAGCTTTATACGCTGCTGAG GATATAGAGAAGAATGGTCTACTTGCTCAAGCATTATTTCGAGGTGTCATGAGTTTGCCAGAAGCTTATCATATGTCAGTTGCAGAGGAAGATATCGATAA GTCATTGAACTATTGTCGTATTTTTACTGAGATGGCCGAGTCATTTTTAGAAGTAATTGCGAGGCATCCAAATCAA GGTCTCGGTGATTTAAGATTGGTTGAATTAGTGTTAACTTGTGTCGGTCACCACCAGTATGAG GTTGCTGAAATAACCTTCAATTTTTGGTATCGACTCTCAGAAATTCTCTACAAGGAAAACAATGACGAATTAAACGCTGTATTCAAACCCTACATACAGCGACTAATAATTGCGTTATGTACACATTGTCAAATGGATCCAGATCAC GATGGAATACAGAAAGGAATTGATGGCGATTTCCGCGAGTTTAGAACAAGAGTGATGGAGTTGATAAAAGACGTTGTGTTTTTAGTCGGTTCGTCTTCGTGTTTCTCACAG ATGTTCGAAGCATTAAAGAATCAAACTGCGGCTTCATCTTGGGAACAATCCGAAGCTGCTTTGTTTATCATGTGTGCTGTTGCTAAAAATATATTACC TGAAGAAGAGGGTGTAGTGCCACAAGTTTTAGAAGCCGTCCTGAATCTACCTCCATCAGCACATGTTGCTGTGAAACACATAAGCGTTAAACTTATTGGAGAATTAAGTGAATGGATTGACCGTCATCCTTCTTATCTTG AACTGGTACTGCAGTTTCTTTTCACAAGTTTACATGACGCGAATCTGGCTACTGCTACTGCGAATTCGCTTCAAAATATCTGCTCAACTTGTAGAGATAAAATGGGTGATCATTTTGGTAGTTTGTTGGAGATTGTCAAAGCGATCGACTCGTTTATGGTCTCTAAGGAAGCCGCTGTCGGCCTTCTGAAag GTACGGCTATGATACTTGCTAAGATGTCACATGACAAGATCACCGAAGGTTTGAGGCAGTTATGCGCTCTTCAAAccgatcaattaaaagagttGATGATGAAGGATGAACAGGTGAAGCTGTCGGGTCGCTCCCGTGCCGAGCCGACGTTTTGGTTGGACAGACTCGCCGCTATATTCAG GAACTCGAACGTGACGGTGATGAACGGTCAACAGCATCCGTGTAAGATTGTAGTAGAGGAAGTGTGGCCCGTGTTATCGATGACGTGCGATAAATATCAGGACGACGTACGAATTATTGAACGATGCTGTAGATGTATTCGTTTCGCAGTAAGATGCGTCGGTAAAGCATCCGCATCTCTACTTACTCCGCTAGTTACTCAg ATGGTGAATTTGTATCAAGTTCACCAACATTCTTGTTTTCTTTACCTCGGAAGTATATTAGTGGATGAGTACGGTATGGAAAAGGGATGTATACAAGGCCTCATTGATATGTTGCAG GCATTTTGTGGTCCAACTTTTAAACTGCTGGAGGAACAGCATGGTTTGCGTAACCACCCGGATACTGTGGATGATTTATTTAGACTTTGTACGAG GTTCGTGCAACGAAATCCAGTGCCATTTTTACAGTCAGATATGATGAAATCAATTCTATGCTGTGCAATAGCTGCCTGTAGTTTAGATCACCGGGATGCTAATGCCGCCGTGATGAAATTCCACATAGAATTCATAAAAGCAAGCAGAGTAAATGAG GATCATGAAAATTTTGCCGTTCGGAGAGAAGCGACCCTTAAATTGCTGCAGGAGCACGGACAAGCTCTAATGACTTCTCTACTCAACTCTAGTGTTTTCTGCTTACCGTCCTATATGATCGTAGATATTGCCGATGTTGTATTTGAATTGATGCAAGTTGACAGATCT TCTGTATGTATTTGGCTTGAACATGCATTGAAATCGCTTCCTACTCAGAGTAGCGGTGGTTCTGTTACTGCTACTCATAAACAGTTAACTGACTTCCATAAAGCTGTCACCAG tgcTGAAGATTGTAAAACAGTTTCACATGCTTTTAGAGACTTTTCAAGGTTGTATCGGTGA
- the LOC141908975 gene encoding transportin-3-like isoform X1 produces MDSQPSVETVFQALTALYHNPDTAGKERASIWLGELQKSVYAWQIADQLLRLNKDVESCYFAAQTMRTKIQYAFHELPVESHQSLRDSILEHVAKVTAETPAVIVTQLCLALADLALQMASWKGAASDLIEKFSSNADHMNFLLEVLKVLPEEISSRSLRLGANRRTEITQELTDSAPVVLQLLTACTEKCGQDVRIQAKVFRCLGSWFNINALPQEIIVNSKLLTAPFMALMNKDCPSTLHETACDCVCAALYAAEDIEKNGLLAQALFRGVMSLPEAYHMSVAEEDIDKSLNYCRIFTEMAESFLEVIARHPNQGLGDLRLVELVLTCVGHHQYEVAEITFNFWYRLSEILYKENNDELNAVFKPYIQRLIIALCTHCQMDPDHDGIQKGIDGDFREFRTRVMELIKDVVFLVGSSSCFSQMFEALKNQTAASSWEQSEAALFIMCAVAKNILPEEEGVVPQVLEAVLNLPPSAHVAVKHISVKLIGELSEWIDRHPSYLELVLQFLFTSLHDANLATATANSLQNICSTCRDKMGDHFGSLLEIVKAIDSFMVSKEAAVGLLKGTAMILAKMSHDKITEGLRQLCALQTDQLKELMMKDEQVKLSGRSRAEPTFWLDRLAAIFSIVVTRNSNVTVMNGQQHPCKIVVEEVWPVLSMTCDKYQDDVRIIERCCRCIRFAVRCVGKASASLLTPLVTQMVNLYQVHQHSCFLYLGSILVDEYGMEKGCIQGLIDMLQAFCGPTFKLLEEQHGLRNHPDTVDDLFRLCTRFVQRNPVPFLQSDMMKSILCCAIAACSLDHRDANAAVMKFHIEFIKASRVNEDHENFAVRREATLKLLQEHGQALMTSLLNSSVFCLPSYMIVDIADVVFELMQVDRSSVCIWLEHALKSLPTQSSGGSVTATHKQLTDFHKAVTSAEDCKTVSHAFRDFSRLYR; encoded by the exons ATGGATAGTCAGCCATCAGTCGAGACGGTATTTCAAGCGCTTACAGCGCTTTATCACAACCCGGACACAGCCGGCAAAGAAAGAGCATCAATTTGGTTGGGAGAATTACAAAAATCG GTATATGCCTGGCAGATTGCTGATCAGTTATTGAGACTGAATAAAGATGTGGAGTCGTGTTATTTTGCAGCGCAGACAATGCGTACCAAG atCCAGTACGCATTTCATGAGTTACCAGTGGAATCTCATCAGTCTTTAAGAGACTCGATATTAGAACATGTCGCTAAAGTGACTGCTGAGACGCCAGCTGTTATTGTAACACAG TTGTGTTTGGCCCTTGCTGATCTTGCCTTACAAATGGCTTCATGGAAAGGAGCTGCCTCAGACTTGATAgaaaa ATTTAGTTCCAATGCTGATCATATGAATTTCCTCTTGGAAGTGTTAAAAGTCTTACCCGAAGAA ataagTAGTAGATCTCTGCGTCTGGGTGCAAATCGTCGAACAGAAATCACTCAGGAACTTACTGATTCAGCTCCTGTTGTCCTTCAACTTCTG ACTGCTTGTACAGAAAAATGTGGTCAAGATGTTCGGATTCAAGCTAAAGTGTTTCGATGTTTGGGTAGCTGGTTTAATATTAACGCGTTGCCTCAAGAAATCATCGTGAATAGTAAATTATTAACAGCGCCTTTTATGGCATTG ATGAATAAAGATTGCCCTTCAACGCTGCACGAAACCGCGTGTGATTGTGTCTGCGCAGCTTTATACGCTGCTGAG GATATAGAGAAGAATGGTCTACTTGCTCAAGCATTATTTCGAGGTGTCATGAGTTTGCCAGAAGCTTATCATATGTCAGTTGCAGAGGAAGATATCGATAA GTCATTGAACTATTGTCGTATTTTTACTGAGATGGCCGAGTCATTTTTAGAAGTAATTGCGAGGCATCCAAATCAA GGTCTCGGTGATTTAAGATTGGTTGAATTAGTGTTAACTTGTGTCGGTCACCACCAGTATGAG GTTGCTGAAATAACCTTCAATTTTTGGTATCGACTCTCAGAAATTCTCTACAAGGAAAACAATGACGAATTAAACGCTGTATTCAAACCCTACATACAGCGACTAATAATTGCGTTATGTACACATTGTCAAATGGATCCAGATCAC GATGGAATACAGAAAGGAATTGATGGCGATTTCCGCGAGTTTAGAACAAGAGTGATGGAGTTGATAAAAGACGTTGTGTTTTTAGTCGGTTCGTCTTCGTGTTTCTCACAG ATGTTCGAAGCATTAAAGAATCAAACTGCGGCTTCATCTTGGGAACAATCCGAAGCTGCTTTGTTTATCATGTGTGCTGTTGCTAAAAATATATTACC TGAAGAAGAGGGTGTAGTGCCACAAGTTTTAGAAGCCGTCCTGAATCTACCTCCATCAGCACATGTTGCTGTGAAACACATAAGCGTTAAACTTATTGGAGAATTAAGTGAATGGATTGACCGTCATCCTTCTTATCTTG AACTGGTACTGCAGTTTCTTTTCACAAGTTTACATGACGCGAATCTGGCTACTGCTACTGCGAATTCGCTTCAAAATATCTGCTCAACTTGTAGAGATAAAATGGGTGATCATTTTGGTAGTTTGTTGGAGATTGTCAAAGCGATCGACTCGTTTATGGTCTCTAAGGAAGCCGCTGTCGGCCTTCTGAAag GTACGGCTATGATACTTGCTAAGATGTCACATGACAAGATCACCGAAGGTTTGAGGCAGTTATGCGCTCTTCAAAccgatcaattaaaagagttGATGATGAAGGATGAACAGGTGAAGCTGTCGGGTCGCTCCCGTGCCGAGCCGACGTTTTGGTTGGACAGACTCGCCGCTATATTCAG TATTGTTGTAACTAGGAACTCGAACGTGACGGTGATGAACGGTCAACAGCATCCGTGTAAGATTGTAGTAGAGGAAGTGTGGCCCGTGTTATCGATGACGTGCGATAAATATCAGGACGACGTACGAATTATTGAACGATGCTGTAGATGTATTCGTTTCGCAGTAAGATGCGTCGGTAAAGCATCCGCATCTCTACTTACTCCGCTAGTTACTCAg ATGGTGAATTTGTATCAAGTTCACCAACATTCTTGTTTTCTTTACCTCGGAAGTATATTAGTGGATGAGTACGGTATGGAAAAGGGATGTATACAAGGCCTCATTGATATGTTGCAG GCATTTTGTGGTCCAACTTTTAAACTGCTGGAGGAACAGCATGGTTTGCGTAACCACCCGGATACTGTGGATGATTTATTTAGACTTTGTACGAG GTTCGTGCAACGAAATCCAGTGCCATTTTTACAGTCAGATATGATGAAATCAATTCTATGCTGTGCAATAGCTGCCTGTAGTTTAGATCACCGGGATGCTAATGCCGCCGTGATGAAATTCCACATAGAATTCATAAAAGCAAGCAGAGTAAATGAG GATCATGAAAATTTTGCCGTTCGGAGAGAAGCGACCCTTAAATTGCTGCAGGAGCACGGACAAGCTCTAATGACTTCTCTACTCAACTCTAGTGTTTTCTGCTTACCGTCCTATATGATCGTAGATATTGCCGATGTTGTATTTGAATTGATGCAAGTTGACAGATCT TCTGTATGTATTTGGCTTGAACATGCATTGAAATCGCTTCCTACTCAGAGTAGCGGTGGTTCTGTTACTGCTACTCATAAACAGTTAACTGACTTCCATAAAGCTGTCACCAG tgcTGAAGATTGTAAAACAGTTTCACATGCTTTTAGAGACTTTTCAAGGTTGTATCGGTGA
- the LOC141903497 gene encoding WASH complex subunit 3-like: protein MDAHGLPIVGPGIDYTKVGAVHQKRTLAFLNHFISHTTRFLNRFSCVCEEKLEVLSNRIQRLEVTMSILETKLSSIPGLENVKANPSTSSTTTSDTNTSQQPAEEQNGPYAPE, encoded by the exons ATGGATGCGCACGGGTTACCCATAGTAGGACCTGGAATCGATTATACAAAG GTAGGAGCCGTTCATCAGAAAAGAACGTTGGCATTTCTGAATCATTTCATATCGCACACAACGCGATTCCTTAATCGATTTTCATGCGTCTGCGAAGAGAAATTGGAAGTTCTTTCAAACCGTATTCAAAGGCTAGAAGTGACTATGAGTATATTGGAAACTAAA ttGTCATCAATTCCTGGTTTGGAGAATGTGAAAGCAAATCCATCGACCTCCTCTACAACAACATCAGATACAAATACATCTCAGCAGCCAGCTGAAGAACAG AATGGACCTTATGCGCCAGAATAG